A window of Nodosilinea sp. PGN35 genomic DNA:
CCACCGCCACCCACAACCGATCAGCATGGAGCGTACACCATGAACAAGTTTGACTCAACCCAACTGCGAACCAGATTTGACAACACCAGTGAAGGCTGGCTAGTGCAGGTCTACAGCGGCGATCGCCGCCTGCTGTGCGTGCTAGAACCGTCCCACGCCTGGACTTTTTTGTTGGGCTGCGGGTTCGGCCTCCTACTGGCGGTGGGGTGGTTTAACCTCGCCACTGCCAGCGCATCCACAACCTATGGGCCGACTACAATTCCCCCCGAAATGTGGATTGATTAGCGCACGCCACATTCAAAACTTTCTCATCAAACCGGATGTTCCCCAGGGGCAAGCCGGGTAACGCGTGGGGGCAACAGCCGTTTGCCCCCACCTCTGTTTTCGGTTGGTTGCCGGGCGAGCGCGATCGCAGCGCCGTCACCTTACTGACTACAGCCATGTAAGCGGCCCCTGCTTGCGACCGACCAGGGCAGGTCGCAGATGCGGTTACGGCCAGCGACGGGTGGCATTGAGAAAACTCTGCCATCGCGATTTACATTAGCCATGCCCATGCCAGAAGCAATCAGTCAAAAGAAAAACTTATGAAATGAATTTGACATTGCGTTGCAAATCCATGCTGAGGAACGCAAAAATTCCATGGGTTTCAGCATAGACTTAAAAACATGGAGATTTAACTCTCTATAGACAAGGATCTATAGCAGGGCTGCCATTTCGCAGTCCCTGCCAGTCCCAGTCAAAGAGCAGGAATCTCTGAAATCCCCTGTCGGCAGGTTTCCTCGTAACACCTGTGCTGTAGGGGTGAAGCGCTTCACCCCTACTTTCTCCAGCTGAACACAATAATCACCCCTGGTTAGAGGGGGCGGAAGGAGGTTGTAGTGGATTTTTTGTCTGAGTTTTTAACCAACTTTGGGGCGCAGTTGCAGTCCCCCACCCTTGGATTTCTGATTGGCGGTATTGTCATTGCTGCCCTCGGTAGCGAACTGCAAATTCCAGATGCGATCTATAAGTTCATCGTCTTCATGCTGCTGATCAAAGTCGGCCTGACCGGCGGCATGGCAATTCGCAACGCCAGTCTGGCGGAGATGCTGTTGCCTGCGCTGTTTGCCGTAGTAACGGGAATCCTCGTCGTGCTGATTGCCCGCTACACATTCGCCCGGCTGCCGGGCATCAAAGTCGTAGATGCCGTGGCGACCGGGGGCCTGTTCGGTGCTGTGAGTGGCTCTACCATGGTCGCCGGCATAACGGTACTGGAAGGGCAAGGCATCGAATATGAAGCCTGGGCCGGCGCACTCTACCCGTTTATGGATATCCCAGCGCTGGTGACGGCGATCGTCGTAGCGAGCATCTACACCAGCAGGCAGAAGCGCGAGAAGTATCTCAAAAACGAAAAATATCTCAAGAATGAGGAGCATCTCGGCATGCAGCCGGTTGCCGCAGGCGGGGCTGCCATCGATCAGCCCGTTCCCGTAGGCGGTTATGCCACCAGCGATCCGCGCAGTGCCGCAGGTGGGTATTCTGGGGAGTCGGGCGGCAGCGCAGGCGGGTATGCCAGCAGGCCGGGCGGCACCCCAAGCCATCAAGTCAAAATCTGGCCCATCGTGAA
This region includes:
- a CDS encoding sodium-dependent bicarbonate transport family permease; the protein is MDFLSEFLTNFGAQLQSPTLGFLIGGIVIAALGSELQIPDAIYKFIVFMLLIKVGLTGGMAIRNASLAEMLLPALFAVVTGILVVLIARYTFARLPGIKVVDAVATGGLFGAVSGSTMVAGITVLEGQGIEYEAWAGALYPFMDIPALVTAIVVASIYTSRQKREKYLKNEKYLKNEEHLGMQPVAAGGAAIDQPVPVGGYATSDPRSAAGGYSGESGGSAGGYASRPGGTPSHQVKIWPIVKESIQGSALSALLLGLALGILTRPESVYESFYDPLFRGLLSILMLIMGMEAWARVNELRKVAQWYALYAFVAPFLHGFIAFGLGMIAHYATGFSPGGVALLAVIAASSSDISGPPTLRAGIPSANPSAYIGASTAIGTPVAIALCIPLFVGLAQAMAGS